The sequence CTGATCGCTGATTTTTGCCTGTGCCAGCTCGAGATCCTTGGAAGCTCGGTCAGCGTTTGACAGGCCATCCGCGATTGCCTTCTGTCGTTCTTCGATGGCAGCCATCAAAGGTGGCCACACATACTTCATGCAGAACCAGACGAAGACAATAAAGGCGATGGTCTGACCGATAAAAGTCGCGTTGAGATTCACAACGGCTCCTCCTCAAAACCCATTCAAAGTCGGCTCCGGGTATCCGGAACTCCAAGACATTGGATTAAAGGGTCGCCTTAAACACCAACAACGAACAGGATGTACAGACCGATACCTACACCGATCATAGGTACCGCATCCAGCAGACCGGCCATGATGAACATCTTGGTTTGCAGGGCAGGGGTCATTTCAGGCTGACGACCAACGCTCTCCAGGAACTTACCACCCAGCAGACCGAAACCAATAGCAGTACCCAGAGCACCCAGGCCAATCAGCAGAGCAACAGCAATAGCAGTCATCGTATTCTCCAGTTTCTCTTAATTTGTTACTTAGTCTTAAAAATTAATGATCTTCATGAGCCATGCTGAGGTACACAATCGTCAGCATCATGAAGATAAACGCCTGCAATGTAATCACCAGGATGTGGAAGATCGCCCACGCCAGCTGCGCAAAGCCGCCGAGCGCGCCGATAGCCACGTTACCGGTGTACATAAGAGCAATAAGAATAAAGATCAGCTCACCTGCATACATGTTACCGAACAGACGAAGGCCCAGAGACACAGGTTTAGAGATCAGTCCTACAATCTCAAGCAGGAAGTTAAAAGGAATCATTAACTTGTTGTTAAACGGCTGGAGCGTCAACTCCTTAACGAACCCGGACACGCCTTTCACCTTGATGCTGTAGAAGATCATCAAGAAGAAGACGCTGCAGCTCATCGCCAGGGTGATGTTCAAGTCAGTGGAGGGAACCACTTTCAGGTAGTGAACACCAGCGGCGCCTGCTGCTGCGGGTAGCCAATCAACCGGAATCAGATCCATCAGGTTCATCAGGAAAACCCAGACGAAGATGGTCAGAGCCAGGGGGGCGATCAGCTTATTCTTGCCGTGGAAGGATTCCTTAACGCTGGTATCGACGAACTCAACCAGCATCTCGACAAAGCACTGGAGCTTGCCGGGAACGCCAGTAGTGGCCTTTTTACCAACGGAACGGAACAACCAAAGGAAGAAAACGCCGAGTCCAACCGAAAACAGCAATGAATCCACGTTCCAAGTCCAAAAACAGTACTCGCTCGCATCAGCGCTACAACTACCAGCGCGATACTGCAAGTTCTGCAAGTGGTGCAGAATATACTCCTGCGGATTTGCAGCCATGATTCATCCCAAATGTTTTCGTTGAAACAACAAAGGTGCCATCCATAACACCATGAGGGCGGAAATGTAGCAGCCAAAAACGGCCCTAGGGTCAGATTTAACTACCGCAAATGCCAGCACAAACAGCGTTACGGTCAGCATCAGCTTAATCGCTTCTCCCCGGTAGAAGGCATTCACCATGCTACCAGTTACCTTTTCCCACAAGCGGGAGAAGGTGAGAGTTGCGAAAACGAGGTTGGGGATAACCGCCACACTGCCGCCCATAAGGGCTGACAAGGCAAGCTGTTCTCCCCAAAGTACGAAACAAAGCGTACTGATCAGAGCTACCACTATTGCTTGAGCGGCCACTAACCGCAGTGCGGTCATTCGGCCTTTGCGTCTGGGGTCTCGTTTCAACGCCTTGACTCCGTAATCTTT is a genomic window of Ferrimonas sp. YFM containing:
- the atpE gene encoding F0F1 ATP synthase subunit C, which gives rise to MTAIAVALLIGLGALGTAIGFGLLGGKFLESVGRQPEMTPALQTKMFIMAGLLDAVPMIGVGIGLYILFVVGV
- the atpB gene encoding F0F1 ATP synthase subunit A, which codes for MAANPQEYILHHLQNLQYRAGSCSADASEYCFWTWNVDSLLFSVGLGVFFLWLFRSVGKKATTGVPGKLQCFVEMLVEFVDTSVKESFHGKNKLIAPLALTIFVWVFLMNLMDLIPVDWLPAAAGAAGVHYLKVVPSTDLNITLAMSCSVFFLMIFYSIKVKGVSGFVKELTLQPFNNKLMIPFNFLLEIVGLISKPVSLGLRLFGNMYAGELIFILIALMYTGNVAIGALGGFAQLAWAIFHILVITLQAFIFMMLTIVYLSMAHEDH
- a CDS encoding ATP synthase subunit I — its product is MKRDPRRKGRMTALRLVAAQAIVVALISTLCFVLWGEQLALSALMGGSVAVIPNLVFATLTFSRLWEKVTGSMVNAFYRGEAIKLMLTVTLFVLAFAVVKSDPRAVFGCYISALMVLWMAPLLFQRKHLG